One genomic window of Paenarthrobacter ureafaciens includes the following:
- a CDS encoding aldo/keto reductase yields MRIPARQSLNNGVMMDSVGYGLYKVPPKDAESLVSTALGEGYRRFDTAAMYGNEVGVGRAIGGAIGDANEANVGTGGSGEAVHALAREDVFVTTKVWNDDQGYDATLRAFDTSIANLGLDYVDLYLIHWPCARRGLFTETYKALETLYREGKVRAIGVSNFQPEHLARLMESAEVVPAVNQIELHPWLQQARLRTLHEQLGIRTEAWSPLGRGQVLADPAIAELADKHRRTPAQVIIRWHLQLGNLVIPKASSAGRIKENFAVFDFELDQDDMDGMAALERHHRTGSHPDTVN; encoded by the coding sequence ATGAGAATCCCGGCGCGGCAGAGCTTGAACAACGGCGTGATGATGGACTCCGTGGGGTACGGGTTGTACAAAGTTCCCCCGAAGGACGCCGAGTCCCTGGTCAGCACCGCACTGGGGGAAGGCTACCGTCGCTTCGACACCGCGGCCATGTACGGCAACGAAGTAGGCGTCGGACGCGCGATCGGCGGGGCCATCGGCGATGCCAACGAGGCGAACGTCGGGACCGGTGGTTCCGGTGAGGCGGTTCATGCCCTGGCCCGGGAGGACGTCTTTGTTACCACCAAGGTCTGGAACGATGACCAGGGCTACGACGCTACCCTGCGCGCCTTCGACACCTCCATCGCCAATCTGGGCCTTGACTACGTGGATCTCTACCTCATCCACTGGCCCTGCGCCCGCCGCGGACTTTTTACTGAAACCTACAAGGCGCTCGAGACCCTTTACCGCGAAGGAAAAGTCCGGGCAATCGGCGTTTCGAACTTCCAGCCGGAGCACCTGGCACGGCTGATGGAATCAGCCGAGGTCGTTCCTGCGGTTAACCAGATCGAGCTTCACCCGTGGTTGCAGCAGGCCAGGCTCCGCACCCTGCATGAACAGCTGGGAATCCGCACCGAGGCCTGGAGCCCCCTCGGCCGGGGACAGGTCCTGGCCGACCCGGCCATCGCAGAGCTGGCCGACAAGCACCGGCGCACCCCGGCGCAGGTCATCATCCGGTGGCACCTCCAGCTGGGTAACCTGGTGATCCCCAAGGCAAGTTCGGCCGGGCGCATCAAGGAGAACTTTGCAGTTTTCGATTTCGAGTTGGACCAGGACGACATGGACGGCATGGCCGCCCTCGAAAGACATCACCGGACAGGCTCGCATCCGGACACCGTGAACTAG
- a CDS encoding MIP/aquaporin family protein: protein MSLGIVFLSEVFGTMMLTLLGCGVVANVALKGTKGNNAGFLMVTWGWGIAVFAGVFVAAKSGAHLNPAVTLGLLVNGKGEYAPDVAVTFGSTLTYFGGELLGAFLGAVVCWLAYKQHFDAEPLAANKLGTFSTGPAIRSTPWNLITEIIGTFVLVFVILTFGGTPSGLGPLAVALLVVGIGVSLGGPTGYAINPARDLGPRIAHAILPIKGKGTSDWAYSWIPVVGPLVGGGLAGLVALWVPDIMPAIAG, encoded by the coding sequence ATGTCTCTTGGAATTGTTTTCCTTTCCGAAGTATTCGGAACCATGATGCTGACCCTTCTGGGTTGCGGCGTCGTGGCCAACGTTGCACTCAAAGGCACCAAGGGCAACAACGCTGGATTCTTGATGGTGACGTGGGGCTGGGGTATTGCGGTCTTCGCGGGCGTCTTCGTGGCTGCAAAGTCCGGCGCGCACCTGAACCCCGCAGTCACCCTCGGCCTGCTGGTCAATGGGAAGGGCGAATACGCGCCCGACGTCGCTGTGACCTTCGGTTCCACGCTGACCTACTTCGGCGGCGAACTGCTGGGCGCCTTCCTCGGCGCTGTTGTGTGCTGGCTGGCTTACAAGCAGCACTTCGATGCCGAACCGCTGGCTGCCAACAAGCTGGGCACCTTCTCCACCGGGCCGGCTATCCGCTCCACCCCGTGGAACCTGATCACTGAGATCATCGGCACGTTCGTCCTCGTCTTCGTCATCCTGACCTTCGGCGGTACCCCGTCCGGCCTGGGGCCGTTGGCCGTAGCGCTTTTGGTCGTCGGTATCGGTGTATCACTCGGTGGTCCCACGGGCTACGCCATCAACCCGGCCCGTGACCTTGGACCCCGCATCGCGCACGCAATCCTTCCGATCAAGGGCAAGGGCACCAGCGACTGGGCGTATTCGTGGATTCCCGTCGTCGGGCCGCTGGTTGGTGGCGGGCTGGCAGGGCTCGTGGCGCTCTGGGTCCCCGACATCATGCCCGCGATCGCCGGCTAG
- a CDS encoding glycosyltransferase family 4 protein: MKIVFDARFTRTEHHDGISRYGSSLIAAVSKIADVTMLISDQRQLALLPDVPYVMINSPLSPMELFVAGKVNPLGADVVVCPMQTMGTWGRRYGLILTLHDLIYYEHPAPPGFLPAPVRLLWRLYHKAFWPQRMLLNRADVVATISRTTEALMAKYRLTNRPVRIVANAPQGGQTPRNPADGAEKSLVYMGSFMPYKNVETMIRGMAGLPDYTLHLLSRITPGRRAELEALIPDGAKVEFHNGVTDDEYEDLLRRSTALISLSRAEGYGLPLVEAMAVGTPVIASDIPIFREVGADAVSFVHPESPSEFAAAVTALDEPGAWQRRSLRSVERAADFDWDASARQLLAAAEEAIALRSRKRRTSPRKDAR; this comes from the coding sequence GTGAAAATCGTTTTTGATGCCCGCTTCACCAGGACAGAGCACCATGACGGCATCAGCCGGTACGGCTCCAGCCTGATCGCCGCGGTCTCCAAAATCGCCGATGTCACCATGCTCATCAGCGACCAGCGGCAACTCGCGCTGCTTCCCGATGTTCCCTACGTCATGATCAACAGCCCGCTGTCCCCCATGGAGCTGTTCGTGGCGGGGAAGGTCAATCCCTTGGGCGCGGACGTCGTCGTGTGCCCCATGCAGACCATGGGCACGTGGGGCAGGCGGTACGGCTTGATCCTGACGCTGCATGACCTGATCTACTACGAACACCCCGCTCCCCCGGGGTTCCTTCCCGCACCCGTGCGTCTGCTGTGGCGGCTCTACCACAAGGCGTTCTGGCCGCAGCGGATGCTGTTGAACCGCGCGGACGTCGTGGCGACCATCAGCCGCACCACCGAAGCGCTGATGGCAAAGTACCGGCTGACCAACAGGCCGGTCCGCATCGTGGCCAACGCCCCGCAGGGCGGCCAAACACCGCGGAATCCGGCGGACGGCGCTGAAAAATCGCTCGTGTACATGGGCTCCTTCATGCCGTATAAGAACGTGGAAACGATGATCCGCGGCATGGCCGGCCTGCCCGACTACACCCTGCATTTGTTGAGCCGCATTACCCCCGGACGCCGGGCCGAACTGGAGGCCCTGATACCGGACGGCGCCAAGGTGGAATTCCACAACGGGGTCACCGACGACGAATACGAGGATCTGCTGAGGCGGTCCACGGCCCTCATCAGCCTGTCGCGGGCCGAAGGGTACGGGCTTCCCTTGGTGGAGGCGATGGCTGTGGGCACTCCGGTGATTGCCAGTGACATCCCGATCTTCCGCGAAGTGGGCGCCGACGCCGTGAGCTTCGTCCATCCGGAATCACCGTCGGAATTCGCGGCCGCCGTAACCGCTTTGGACGAGCCCGGAGCTTGGCAGCGGCGCTCACTCAGGTCCGTGGAACGTGCCGCCGACTTTGATTGGGACGCCTCTGCACGCCAGCTTCTGGCTGCAGCCGAAGAAGCCATTGCCCTGCGCTCCCGCAAACGCCGCACCTCCCCCAGGAAGGACGCCCGATGA
- the leuS gene encoding leucine--tRNA ligase has protein sequence MSVQPETETGTAQSAAAAAPEEGVYSFAAMEAKWPQVWEDLKVFTPADDGSRERRYVLDMFPYPSGDLHMGHAEAFAMGDVVARYLRQKGFDVLHPIGWDSFGLPAENAAIKRNAHPSEWTYANIDTQAASFKRYAISADWSRRLHTSDPEYYRWTQWLFKRFYERGLAYRKDSPVNWCPKDLTVLANEQVVNGACERCGTAVTKKSLNQWYFKITDYADRLLEDMDQLQGHWPERVLAMQRNWIGRSEGAHVRFVIEAADSRPEREVTVFTTRPDTLYGATFFVVAADAHLALDLVTPEQHDELMAYREKVKALSEIERQSTEREKTGVFTGRYAINPLNGEKLPVWAADYVLADYGTGAIMAVPAHDQRDLDFAKAFNLPVRAVLDTGEDDPAETGIATAGEGTLKNSGDLDGLSKAEAIPAAIEVLEKLGTGEKFVNFRLRDWLLSRQRFWGTPIPIIHCGECGEVPVPDDQLPVTLPSDLRGEALAPKGTSPLAAAVEWVNVECPNCGRAAQRDTDTMDTFVDSSWYFLRFVSPDYTEGPFDPAKINDWMPVGQYVGGVEHAILHLLYARFFTKVIKDMGLIETNEPFSALLNQGQVLNGGKAMSKSLGNGVDLGEQLDKFGVDAVRLTMVFASPPEDDVDWADVSPSGSGKFLARAWRLGQDVTSEPGTDPATGDRALRTVTHKTIADAAELLDNNKFNVVVARLMELVNATRKTIDSGAGGADPAVREAVEAVAVILSLFAPYTAEDLWSALGHAASVANAGWPKHDDALLVQETVTAVVQVQGKVRDRLEVSPDISEDELRELALASENVQRAMDGRGIRTVIVRAPKLVNIVPA, from the coding sequence GTGAGCGTTCAGCCGGAGACAGAGACCGGAACAGCACAGTCAGCCGCAGCCGCGGCGCCTGAAGAAGGCGTCTACAGCTTCGCTGCGATGGAAGCCAAGTGGCCGCAGGTCTGGGAAGACCTCAAGGTGTTCACTCCGGCCGATGACGGCTCACGGGAACGCCGCTATGTGCTGGACATGTTCCCGTACCCTTCCGGAGACCTTCATATGGGGCATGCGGAGGCGTTTGCGATGGGCGATGTTGTTGCCCGCTACCTGCGTCAAAAGGGCTTCGACGTCCTGCACCCCATCGGCTGGGACTCCTTCGGGCTGCCGGCGGAAAACGCCGCCATCAAGCGGAACGCCCACCCCAGCGAGTGGACCTACGCCAACATCGACACCCAGGCCGCGTCCTTCAAGAGGTACGCCATCTCCGCGGACTGGTCGCGTCGCCTGCACACCTCCGATCCTGAGTACTACCGCTGGACGCAATGGCTGTTCAAGCGTTTCTACGAGCGTGGACTGGCCTACCGCAAGGACTCGCCGGTCAACTGGTGCCCGAAGGACCTGACCGTCCTGGCGAACGAACAGGTTGTCAACGGAGCCTGTGAGCGCTGCGGTACCGCCGTGACCAAGAAGTCGCTGAACCAGTGGTACTTCAAGATCACCGACTACGCGGACCGCCTGCTCGAGGACATGGACCAGCTCCAAGGCCACTGGCCCGAGCGCGTCCTGGCGATGCAGCGCAACTGGATCGGACGTTCCGAAGGCGCACACGTCCGCTTCGTCATTGAGGCTGCGGACAGCCGCCCGGAACGCGAAGTCACGGTCTTCACTACCCGCCCGGACACCCTGTACGGGGCAACGTTCTTCGTTGTGGCTGCAGACGCCCACCTCGCCCTGGACCTGGTCACCCCTGAGCAGCACGACGAACTCATGGCTTACCGCGAGAAAGTCAAGGCGCTCTCGGAAATCGAACGCCAGTCCACCGAGCGCGAAAAGACCGGCGTGTTCACGGGCCGTTACGCGATCAACCCGCTGAACGGCGAAAAGCTTCCCGTGTGGGCCGCCGACTACGTCCTGGCGGATTACGGCACCGGTGCCATCATGGCCGTCCCTGCCCACGACCAGCGCGACCTCGACTTCGCCAAGGCCTTCAACCTGCCGGTGCGCGCAGTCCTGGACACCGGCGAGGACGATCCTGCCGAAACCGGCATCGCGACGGCCGGCGAGGGGACGCTGAAGAACTCCGGCGACCTTGACGGCCTCAGCAAGGCCGAAGCAATTCCCGCGGCCATCGAGGTCCTGGAAAAACTGGGTACCGGCGAGAAATTCGTCAACTTCCGCCTGCGTGACTGGCTGTTGAGCCGCCAGCGTTTCTGGGGCACGCCCATCCCGATCATCCATTGCGGTGAGTGCGGCGAGGTGCCCGTTCCGGACGATCAGCTTCCCGTCACCCTGCCTTCGGATCTCCGCGGCGAGGCACTGGCGCCGAAGGGCACCTCGCCCTTGGCCGCCGCCGTCGAATGGGTCAACGTCGAATGCCCCAACTGCGGCCGCGCAGCCCAGCGGGATACGGACACCATGGACACGTTCGTCGATTCCTCGTGGTACTTCCTGCGTTTCGTTTCTCCGGATTACACCGAAGGTCCGTTCGATCCCGCAAAGATCAACGACTGGATGCCCGTCGGTCAGTATGTGGGCGGCGTGGAGCACGCGATCCTGCACCTGCTCTACGCCCGCTTCTTCACCAAGGTCATCAAGGACATGGGCCTGATCGAAACCAACGAGCCATTCAGCGCCTTGCTGAACCAGGGCCAGGTGCTCAACGGCGGCAAAGCCATGAGCAAGTCCCTCGGCAATGGCGTGGACCTGGGCGAACAGCTGGACAAGTTCGGCGTGGACGCCGTCCGGCTCACCATGGTGTTCGCCTCCCCACCGGAAGACGACGTCGACTGGGCTGACGTTTCACCGTCCGGCTCGGGCAAGTTCCTGGCACGCGCCTGGCGCCTTGGCCAGGACGTCACCAGCGAGCCCGGAACGGATCCCGCCACCGGTGACCGGGCCCTGCGCACCGTCACGCACAAGACCATCGCTGACGCTGCCGAGCTGCTGGACAACAACAAATTCAACGTTGTGGTGGCCCGCCTCATGGAGTTGGTCAACGCCACGCGGAAGACCATCGACTCCGGCGCAGGCGGAGCCGACCCGGCTGTCCGCGAAGCCGTGGAAGCGGTGGCAGTGATCCTGAGCCTCTTTGCCCCGTACACGGCTGAGGACCTGTGGAGCGCCCTCGGGCACGCCGCTTCGGTGGCCAACGCCGGATGGCCCAAGCATGACGATGCGCTCCTCGTCCAGGAAACCGTGACTGCCGTGGTGCAGGTCCAGGGCAAGGTACGCGACCGCCTCGAAGTTTCCCCGGACATCTCCGAGGATGAACTCCGGGAGTTGGCCTTGGCTTCTGAAAACGTCCAGCGTGCAATGGACGGCCGTGGCATCCGCACGGTCATCGTCAGGGCGCCTAAACTGGTGAACATCGTTCCGGCCTGA
- a CDS encoding glycerol-3-phosphate dehydrogenase/oxidase produces the protein MGHNRNSGQSAGTQRRGSAAALQERPSAQVLIIGGGINGVGTFRDLALQGVDVALVERGDYCQGASGASSHMIHGGIRYLENGEFRLVKESVVERNRLLRIAPHYVKPLQTTIPIFSTFSGILAAPVRFLSHKQGKPKERGAFLIKLGLTMYDFFSRDGGTVPRHQFLGRDKALAELPRLRQDIKYSATYFDASVHNPERLTLDVLQDGEKAGLSSGKQQGGTARASNYVSLAGMGPHGARLRDELSGEEFDFQADVIVNTTGAWVDLTNQAMGAASRFMGGTKGSHIVLDHPELLEACNGREIFFEHTDGRIVLIYPMGDRVLVGTTDVDADMGEDAVCTDAEVDYFFDLVGHVFPTISVNRDHIVYSFSGVRPLPRHDETQPGFVSRDYRIERSVRTGDAAVATPGGKAAVVLSLVGGKWTTFRALAEHMTNDVLRELGLARKVSTAKLPIGGGAGYPATAEGEQEWIKKHMGPGLDAGRVEGLLTRYGTRAEDVIAYLKAGNDASLRSTRELSVRELEFMAQNEQVGHLVDVLIRRTSLAFRGLVTGELLNELAAVLAGPMGWDEAARQSEVRHAQEVLQRYHRVNVHSLVD, from the coding sequence TTGGGACACAACAGGAATTCCGGACAGTCAGCTGGAACGCAGCGACGTGGATCTGCGGCGGCCTTGCAGGAACGGCCGTCAGCGCAGGTCCTCATCATCGGTGGTGGGATCAACGGCGTCGGGACTTTCCGTGATCTGGCACTCCAAGGCGTGGATGTGGCCCTCGTGGAGCGTGGCGACTACTGCCAGGGCGCCAGCGGCGCCTCGTCGCACATGATCCATGGCGGCATCCGCTACCTCGAGAACGGTGAGTTCCGGCTGGTCAAGGAATCTGTCGTGGAGCGGAACCGGTTGCTTCGCATCGCGCCGCACTACGTCAAGCCTTTGCAGACCACCATCCCCATCTTCAGCACGTTCTCCGGAATCCTGGCTGCACCTGTCCGCTTCCTCAGCCACAAGCAGGGCAAGCCGAAGGAGCGCGGTGCTTTCCTCATCAAGCTCGGCTTGACCATGTACGACTTCTTCTCCCGTGACGGCGGCACTGTACCGCGCCACCAGTTCCTCGGCCGTGACAAGGCGCTGGCTGAGCTGCCGCGGCTCCGCCAGGACATCAAGTACTCGGCCACCTACTTTGACGCATCGGTCCACAATCCGGAGCGCCTTACCCTTGACGTGCTGCAGGACGGCGAAAAGGCCGGCCTTTCCTCCGGCAAACAGCAGGGCGGAACAGCGAGGGCCAGCAACTACGTCTCGCTTGCAGGCATGGGCCCACACGGCGCCAGGCTCCGGGATGAGCTCTCCGGCGAAGAGTTCGATTTCCAGGCTGACGTCATCGTCAACACGACCGGCGCTTGGGTGGACCTCACCAACCAGGCCATGGGTGCTGCCAGCCGTTTCATGGGCGGTACCAAGGGATCCCACATCGTCCTGGACCATCCTGAGCTCCTGGAAGCCTGCAACGGCCGGGAAATCTTCTTTGAGCACACCGACGGCCGCATTGTCTTGATCTACCCCATGGGCGACCGCGTCCTGGTAGGCACCACCGACGTTGACGCGGACATGGGCGAAGACGCAGTATGCACCGACGCCGAGGTGGACTACTTCTTCGACCTGGTGGGGCATGTGTTCCCGACCATTTCCGTGAACCGCGACCACATCGTCTACAGCTTCTCGGGGGTGCGGCCACTACCGCGGCACGATGAAACGCAGCCCGGCTTCGTGTCCAGGGACTACAGGATCGAACGGAGCGTCCGCACCGGCGATGCCGCAGTGGCCACGCCAGGCGGCAAGGCCGCCGTCGTACTCAGCCTGGTTGGCGGCAAGTGGACTACCTTCCGCGCGCTGGCCGAACACATGACCAACGACGTCCTCCGCGAACTGGGACTGGCACGCAAAGTCTCGACGGCGAAGCTCCCCATCGGCGGTGGCGCCGGCTATCCGGCGACGGCCGAAGGCGAGCAGGAGTGGATCAAGAAGCACATGGGACCCGGGCTCGACGCCGGCCGGGTGGAAGGCCTGCTGACCCGCTACGGCACCCGTGCCGAGGACGTCATCGCCTACCTCAAGGCCGGAAATGACGCTTCGCTGCGTTCAACCCGGGAGCTGAGCGTCCGCGAACTCGAATTCATGGCACAGAACGAGCAGGTTGGCCACTTGGTGGATGTGCTCATCCGACGTACTTCCCTGGCGTTCCGGGGGCTGGTCACGGGTGAGCTGCTCAATGAGCTCGCCGCGGTACTGGCCGGCCCCATGGGATGGGATGAAGCGGCCCGGCAAAGCGAAGTACGCCATGCACAGGAGGTCCTGCAGCGTTACCACAGGGTCAACGTACACAGCTTGGTGGACTAA
- a CDS encoding alpha/beta fold hydrolase, with product MENVDTAHTPEGAQAPVEFFSKSLPGRTSASTIDVDGSNVAYWTYEPVEAKENARTILVIHGFRGDHHGLLRVADQLPDMRLIMPDLPAFGSSEPVVGDEHSVARYGMFIKHFMEALGLGPDTVLLGHSFGSIVASHFAADYPGAVNPLILVNPIASPALEGPKGLMTKLAVFYYWAAARLPKAPGLALLRNRVVVRVMSVTMAKTKDKQLRRFIHGQHDAYFSAFANRESLLESFKASVSGTVGDVAERLNLPVLLIAGEKDEIATLPDQYKLMALLPDARLEVIPGVGHLIHYETPAPAAAAIRDFLKDNPA from the coding sequence ATGGAAAATGTGGACACCGCGCACACCCCTGAAGGTGCACAGGCCCCGGTCGAATTCTTCAGCAAGTCCCTGCCGGGACGGACCTCTGCCTCAACCATCGACGTCGATGGAAGCAACGTAGCGTACTGGACATACGAGCCTGTGGAGGCGAAGGAGAACGCGAGGACAATCCTTGTCATCCACGGCTTCCGCGGGGACCATCACGGACTCCTGCGGGTGGCGGACCAACTTCCCGATATGAGGCTGATCATGCCGGACCTACCGGCATTCGGCAGCTCGGAGCCCGTTGTTGGCGATGAACACTCCGTAGCGCGCTATGGGATGTTCATCAAGCACTTCATGGAGGCCCTCGGGCTGGGCCCGGACACCGTCCTCCTTGGCCACTCCTTCGGATCCATCGTGGCCAGCCACTTCGCAGCCGACTACCCGGGCGCCGTCAACCCGCTCATCCTGGTCAACCCCATAGCTTCGCCGGCACTGGAGGGTCCCAAAGGCTTGATGACCAAGCTGGCGGTCTTCTACTACTGGGCTGCTGCACGCTTGCCCAAGGCTCCGGGACTCGCCCTCCTCCGCAACCGGGTGGTGGTGCGTGTCATGAGCGTGACCATGGCAAAGACTAAGGACAAACAACTCCGCCGCTTCATCCACGGCCAGCACGACGCCTACTTCAGTGCCTTCGCCAACCGGGAAAGCCTCCTGGAGTCATTCAAAGCATCGGTCTCCGGGACAGTCGGGGACGTCGCAGAGAGGCTCAACCTGCCGGTCCTCCTGATCGCCGGTGAGAAAGACGAAATCGCCACGCTGCCGGACCAATACAAACTGATGGCGCTCCTGCCGGATGCGAGGCTGGAAGTGATTCCCGGCGTCGGGCATCTTATCCACTACGAAACCCCCGCCCCGGCCGCCGCCGCCATCCGCGACTTCCTGAAGGACAATCCCGCGTGA
- the glpK gene encoding glycerol kinase GlpK, whose protein sequence is MNQYVIAIDQGTTSTRAIVFDHSGSIVSSGQMEHEQIFPQAGWVEHDAAEIWNNTREVIGSALSKANLTRHDIAAVGITNQRETAVVWDKNTGEPVYNAIVWQDTRTQPIVDELAKDGGGDRFKQKVGLPLATYFSGTKIKWILDNVDGARERAEAGDLLFGNTDAWVLWNLTGGTDGGVHVTDVTNASRTLFMDLETLQWDQEILDIFGVPASMMPAIKSSSEVYGHVHTSQLLRETPVAGILGDQQAATFGQAAFQAGEAKNTYGTGCFLIFNTGEEIVHSKNGLLTTLGYKLGDQKPHYALEGSIAVTGSLIQWLRDNLGMISSAPQVEELAAAVEDNGGVYIVPAFSGLFAPYWRADARGAIVGLTRYANKGHIARAALEATAFQTREVLDAVNADSGVPLTELKVDGGMVANDALMQFQADILGVPVVRPKVIETTALGAAYAAGLAVGFWNDLGELSANWGEDKRWEPQMDKAEQERQLRLWKKAVTKSMDWVDEDVK, encoded by the coding sequence ATGAACCAATACGTCATCGCCATTGACCAGGGCACCACCAGCACCCGCGCCATCGTCTTCGACCACTCCGGCAGCATCGTGTCGTCCGGGCAGATGGAACACGAGCAGATTTTCCCGCAGGCCGGCTGGGTGGAGCATGACGCGGCTGAAATCTGGAACAACACCCGCGAGGTCATTGGCTCGGCCCTGTCCAAGGCGAACCTGACCCGACACGACATCGCGGCCGTGGGCATCACCAACCAGCGCGAAACCGCGGTCGTCTGGGATAAGAACACTGGTGAGCCCGTCTACAACGCCATCGTCTGGCAGGACACCCGCACGCAGCCGATCGTGGACGAGCTCGCCAAGGACGGCGGGGGAGACCGCTTCAAACAGAAAGTCGGCCTGCCCCTGGCAACGTACTTCTCCGGCACCAAGATCAAATGGATCCTGGACAACGTCGACGGAGCCCGCGAACGTGCTGAGGCCGGCGATCTGCTGTTCGGCAACACGGACGCATGGGTCCTGTGGAACCTGACCGGCGGCACCGACGGCGGCGTGCACGTCACGGACGTCACCAACGCTTCACGCACGCTTTTCATGGACCTCGAAACGCTGCAATGGGACCAGGAAATCCTGGATATCTTCGGCGTTCCGGCATCCATGATGCCGGCCATCAAGTCCTCCTCCGAGGTCTACGGCCACGTCCACACGTCGCAGTTGCTTCGCGAAACTCCCGTGGCCGGCATCCTCGGTGACCAGCAGGCGGCCACCTTCGGCCAGGCGGCGTTCCAGGCCGGCGAGGCGAAGAATACCTACGGCACCGGTTGCTTCCTCATCTTCAACACAGGTGAGGAAATCGTCCACTCCAAGAACGGGCTGCTCACCACGCTCGGTTACAAGCTTGGCGACCAGAAGCCGCACTATGCGCTGGAAGGTTCCATTGCAGTGACCGGTTCGCTGATCCAGTGGCTGCGCGACAACCTCGGCATGATCAGTTCCGCACCGCAGGTCGAGGAACTGGCCGCCGCTGTGGAGGACAACGGCGGCGTCTACATTGTTCCTGCGTTCTCGGGCCTCTTCGCGCCGTACTGGCGTGCTGATGCCCGGGGTGCCATCGTGGGCCTGACCCGCTACGCCAACAAGGGCCACATCGCCCGGGCCGCGCTGGAGGCCACGGCTTTCCAGACCCGCGAGGTGCTGGACGCCGTCAACGCAGACTCGGGCGTACCGCTCACCGAGCTGAAGGTCGACGGCGGCATGGTCGCCAACGATGCCCTGATGCAGTTCCAGGCGGATATCCTCGGTGTCCCCGTGGTACGGCCGAAGGTCATCGAGACTACGGCCCTGGGTGCTGCCTACGCCGCCGGCCTGGCAGTCGGTTTCTGGAACGACCTCGGCGAGCTCAGTGCCAACTGGGGCGAGGACAAGCGCTGGGAACCGCAGATGGACAAGGCTGAGCAGGAGAGGCAGTTGCGGCTGTGGAAGAAGGCAGTCACCAAGTCCATGGATTGGGTCGACGAGGACGTTAAGTAA
- a CDS encoding sugar-binding transcriptional regulator: MGRSRHSDALRAAQMYYLQDLTMDAIARELRTSRSTVSRLLSSARETGLVQVQIRSPFDTAPELEGQIRDRFGVDVHVVPVLDTLNEAETLDRVAMQAARTIGPLVDSNAIIGVAWGATLSAVSRHLTRKVTHDSIVVQLNGAGNMQTTGITYASDIMRRFGNAYGARVEQFPVPAFFDHAATKTAMWNERSVQRILDLQARMSIAIFGVGSVDSDYPSHVYAGGYLDEQDLAELAADDVVGDVATVFFRSDGSSDGITLNERSTGPTHDQLRQVRRRICVVSGASKINGLQGALAAGLATDLILDEASARRLVSFTGQPAGIPAGNG, encoded by the coding sequence ATGGGACGATCACGTCACTCGGATGCGCTTCGGGCCGCACAAATGTATTACTTGCAGGACCTGACCATGGACGCCATTGCCCGGGAGCTGAGAACCTCGCGGTCCACGGTCTCAAGGCTGCTGTCATCGGCACGCGAAACCGGGCTGGTACAGGTGCAGATCCGCAGCCCGTTCGATACGGCGCCGGAGTTGGAAGGCCAGATCCGGGACCGGTTCGGCGTCGATGTCCATGTGGTTCCCGTGCTGGACACGCTGAACGAAGCCGAAACCCTTGACCGGGTGGCAATGCAGGCCGCCAGGACGATCGGGCCGTTGGTGGATTCGAACGCGATCATCGGGGTGGCATGGGGTGCCACCCTCAGCGCGGTCAGCCGGCACTTGACCCGGAAAGTCACCCACGACAGCATCGTGGTCCAGTTGAACGGTGCGGGCAACATGCAGACCACCGGCATCACCTACGCGAGCGACATCATGCGCCGTTTCGGCAATGCCTACGGGGCGCGGGTGGAACAGTTTCCGGTTCCTGCCTTCTTCGACCACGCCGCCACCAAGACGGCCATGTGGAATGAACGTAGCGTCCAACGCATCCTGGACCTGCAGGCGAGGATGAGCATTGCCATCTTCGGCGTGGGATCCGTGGATTCGGATTATCCCAGTCACGTGTATGCCGGCGGCTACCTCGACGAACAAGACCTTGCTGAACTGGCTGCTGATGACGTCGTGGGCGACGTGGCCACTGTCTTCTTCCGGAGCGATGGCTCCTCGGACGGCATCACCCTGAACGAGCGGTCAACAGGTCCTACCCACGACCAGCTTCGCCAAGTGCGTCGCCGGATCTGCGTGGTGTCCGGAGCTTCCAAGATCAACGGCCTCCAAGGCGCATTGGCCGCGGGCCTGGCCACGGACCTGATCCTTGACGAAGCCTCGGCCCGCCGCCTGGTCAGCTTTACCGGCCAGCCAGCGGGTATTCCTGCCGGTAATGGGTAG